One window of the Chitinophaga niabensis genome contains the following:
- a CDS encoding DEAD/DEAH box helicase — protein MITFESLGLQENILKGVTDLGFVTPTPIQEKAIPALLGGDRDFVGLAQTGTGKTAAFGLPLLQNLDLKVRQPQGLILCPTRELCMQITSDLNNFSKHLGDVSIVAVYGGTSIGLQLRELKRGVHIVVATPGRLLDIIDRGAVNFDNVRYAVLDEADEMLNMGFQEDINSILSNTPAEKTTWLFSATMPQEVRRIAQKYMKDPFELTVGSKNAGNVNIEHEYYVVRPRDKYAALKRIVDFNPEIFGIIFTRTKIESQEIAESLIRDGYNADALHGDLTQQQRDKVMKRFREKSIQMLVATDVAARGIDVDNVTHVINYDLPDDVENYTHRSGRTARAGRSGVSIAIIGARDIGKIRQIERVLGNKKFIKAEVPDGFAVCEKQLFAMVHKVHNVVVNEEQIDPYLGRIYEEFADLTKEELIRRFASLEFNEFLEYYQDAVDLNVKEERRGEDRGGTFSRGSGNSKFTRLFINLGSVDNFTRGDMLRFICDSTGLRGNSIGRIDLKGVYSFFEVENDVVEKVQQSFKKVEHNGRSVRIETSQDGDKRAGGGGRPGGNRSYGGGGDRKKSWSGSEDGGFRQRREFSKSGSGSGGGYRGKR, from the coding sequence ATGATAACATTCGAATCATTAGGACTTCAGGAAAACATTCTGAAAGGCGTTACAGACTTAGGCTTTGTAACCCCAACCCCTATCCAGGAAAAAGCAATCCCGGCCCTTCTCGGAGGAGACCGCGATTTTGTGGGCCTGGCACAAACCGGTACCGGTAAAACCGCCGCATTTGGTTTACCATTACTGCAAAACCTTGATCTTAAAGTACGTCAGCCACAAGGCCTGATCCTTTGTCCTACACGTGAGCTGTGCATGCAGATCACGAGCGATCTTAATAACTTCTCCAAACACCTCGGTGATGTAAGCATCGTAGCCGTATATGGTGGTACCAGCATTGGTTTGCAACTGCGCGAACTGAAACGCGGTGTACACATAGTGGTAGCTACTCCGGGCCGTTTGCTGGATATCATAGACCGTGGTGCAGTTAACTTCGACAATGTACGTTATGCCGTACTGGACGAAGCAGACGAAATGCTGAACATGGGTTTCCAGGAAGATATCAATAGCATTCTTTCCAATACACCGGCAGAAAAAACAACCTGGTTGTTCTCTGCTACCATGCCACAGGAAGTTCGCCGTATTGCACAGAAATACATGAAGGACCCCTTTGAGCTTACCGTAGGCAGCAAGAATGCAGGTAATGTGAACATTGAGCATGAATACTACGTGGTGCGCCCACGCGATAAATATGCTGCGCTGAAACGTATCGTGGATTTCAACCCTGAGATCTTCGGTATCATCTTCACCCGCACCAAGATTGAATCACAGGAGATCGCTGAATCCCTCATCCGTGATGGTTATAACGCTGATGCACTGCATGGCGACCTTACCCAGCAACAAAGGGATAAAGTAATGAAACGCTTCCGTGAGAAATCCATCCAGATGCTGGTAGCTACAGATGTGGCTGCACGCGGTATCGATGTGGATAACGTAACGCACGTAATTAACTACGATCTGCCGGATGATGTAGAGAACTACACACACAGAAGCGGACGTACTGCCCGCGCTGGCCGTTCCGGTGTATCCATTGCCATCATTGGTGCCCGTGATATCGGTAAGATCCGTCAGATAGAGCGCGTACTTGGCAACAAAAAGTTCATCAAAGCAGAAGTGCCCGATGGATTTGCCGTATGCGAAAAACAACTCTTTGCCATGGTGCATAAAGTGCACAACGTGGTAGTGAACGAAGAACAGATAGATCCATACCTGGGCCGTATATACGAAGAGTTTGCAGACCTCACCAAAGAAGAACTGATCCGCCGTTTTGCTTCCCTGGAATTCAATGAATTCCTCGAGTACTACCAGGATGCAGTAGACCTGAACGTGAAAGAAGAACGCCGTGGCGAAGACAGAGGGGGTACATTCTCCCGTGGCAGCGGTAACAGCAAATTCACCCGCCTGTTCATCAACCTGGGTTCTGTAGATAATTTCACCCGTGGCGATATGCTGCGTTTCATTTGCGACAGCACCGGCCTGCGTGGTAACTCCATCGGCCGTATCGACCTGAAAGGCGTTTACTCCTTCTTTGAAGTAGAGAACGATGTGGTGGAAAAAGTACAACAGAGCTTTAAGAAGGTAGAACATAACGGCCGCTCCGTTAGGATCGAAACTTCCCAGGATGGAGATAAACGCGCTGGTGGCGGCGGAAGGCCAGGTGGCAACCGCTCCTATGGCGGCGGTGGCGATCGCAAGAAAAGCTGGTCCGGTAGCGAAGATGGCGGATTCCGTCAACGCAGGGAGTTTTCCAAAAGCGGTAGCGGAAGCGGCGGTGGATACCGTGGTAAACGTTAA
- the ftsY gene encoding signal recognition particle-docking protein FtsY, translating to MGFFNKLFSREKKESLDQGLQKTKESFLSKIGRAIAGKSTVDAEVLDNLEEALVSADVGVDTTVRIISKIEERVAKDKYLNTSELNRILQEEVANLLVDAPDSGFKDFDIPEGKKPYVIMVVGVNGVGKTTTIGKLAYNFKKAGKSVMLGAADTFRAAAVDQLTIWSERTGVPIVKQQMGSDPAAVAFDTVQSGVAKNVDVIIIDTAGRLHNKLHLMDELSKIKRVMNKVIPDAPHDVLLVLDGSTGQNALEQARQFTAATEVTSLAITKLDGTAKGGVVLAIANQFKIPVKYIGIGEKMEDLQVFDKTEFVDSLFSLNS from the coding sequence ATGGGTTTTTTCAATAAACTCTTTTCCCGGGAAAAGAAAGAAAGTCTGGATCAGGGCTTGCAGAAAACAAAAGAAAGCTTCCTTTCAAAAATAGGCCGCGCCATCGCCGGTAAGTCCACCGTAGACGCAGAAGTGCTGGATAATCTCGAAGAAGCGCTTGTTTCCGCAGACGTAGGAGTAGATACCACAGTACGCATCATCAGTAAAATTGAAGAACGCGTAGCTAAAGATAAATATCTGAATACCAGTGAATTGAACAGGATACTGCAAGAAGAAGTTGCAAACCTCCTGGTAGATGCGCCGGATAGTGGCTTTAAGGATTTCGATATCCCTGAAGGTAAAAAGCCCTATGTGATCATGGTGGTAGGCGTGAACGGTGTGGGTAAAACCACCACTATCGGTAAACTGGCCTATAACTTCAAAAAGGCCGGTAAATCCGTAATGCTGGGCGCTGCAGATACCTTCCGCGCTGCCGCAGTAGACCAGCTCACCATCTGGAGTGAAAGAACCGGTGTGCCCATCGTTAAACAGCAAATGGGTTCAGATCCCGCAGCCGTTGCCTTTGATACCGTGCAAAGCGGTGTGGCAAAGAATGTGGATGTGATCATCATAGATACTGCCGGCCGCCTGCATAACAAGCTGCACCTCATGGATGAACTCAGTAAGATCAAAAGGGTAATGAACAAAGTGATCCCCGATGCGCCGCATGATGTATTACTGGTGCTCGATGGTTCCACCGGCCAGAATGCCCTGGAGCAGGCCCGTCAGTTCACGGCCGCTACGGAAGTGACCTCCCTGGCCATTACCAAACTGGATGGTACCGCTAAAGGCGGGGTAGTGCTGGCCATCGCCAATCAGTTTAAAATACCTGTAAAATATATCGGTATAGGAGAGAAAATGGAAGATCTGCAGGTTTTTGATAAGACAGAATTCGTAGACTCATTATTTAGCTTAAATAGTTGA
- the glgB gene encoding 1,4-alpha-glucan branching protein GlgB, producing MATQQKKNSIPLDEEPFRKLKPVESFSLFSAKDIQLFQEGSHDRLYEKFGSHTVTYEGVAGTYFAVWAPNAAYVSVIGDFNEWNTYSHTLLPRWDKSGIWEGFLPGIKEDQLYKYFIRSNSGEELRKGDPYANRWELRPKTASVVSNLEYKWKDAAWMKSRGKKNSLKSPFSVYEMHLGSWRRPDANNHEVFYSYKEIGAMLVPYVKEMGFTHVEFMPVMEHPFDGSWGYQLTGFYAPTARYGTPQEFMALVDAFHHAGIGVILDWVPSHFPYDDHGLYRFDGTHTYEYADMRKGFHPDWNSYVFNYARNEVRSFLLSNALFWLDKFHIDGLRVDAVASMIHLDYSRKAGQWEPNDQGGNENLEAISFLKEMNSTIYSRFPDVQTIAEESTSFYGVSRPVFMGGLGFGMKWMMGWMNDTLDYFKKDPYFRKWYHNQITFSIMYTFSENFMLPLSHDEVVHGKSPMIYKMPGDDWQQFANLRLMYSYMFTHPGTKLLFMGDEIADTKEWNYKSELSWDLLKHKTHEGLQQYVKALNKLYTSEPVLYGSQFDINTFEWINADDHENSVLIYARKSPEGEVILIALNMTPIPREDYPVAIPWKNSFKEILNSDAAVFYGSNVVNAGTLKPRPGKYGKPYDLLLRLPPLGASILKMQSK from the coding sequence ATGGCGACCCAACAAAAGAAAAATAGCATTCCACTTGATGAAGAGCCCTTCCGCAAGCTAAAACCCGTAGAATCGTTCTCGTTGTTTTCCGCAAAGGACATCCAGTTATTCCAGGAAGGTTCCCACGACAGATTATACGAAAAGTTTGGTTCCCACACCGTTACCTACGAAGGGGTGGCAGGTACTTACTTTGCCGTTTGGGCACCCAATGCCGCCTATGTTTCCGTGATCGGCGACTTCAATGAATGGAACACCTACAGCCATACACTCCTGCCCAGGTGGGATAAATCCGGTATCTGGGAAGGTTTCCTGCCCGGTATTAAAGAAGATCAGCTGTATAAGTACTTCATCCGTTCCAACTCAGGCGAAGAACTCCGGAAAGGAGACCCGTATGCCAACAGATGGGAGCTAAGGCCCAAAACCGCTTCCGTAGTCAGTAACCTGGAGTACAAATGGAAAGATGCCGCCTGGATGAAATCACGCGGCAAAAAGAACAGCCTTAAAAGTCCTTTCTCCGTATATGAAATGCATCTGGGTTCCTGGCGCAGGCCGGATGCCAATAACCACGAAGTATTCTATTCTTATAAAGAAATAGGGGCCATGCTGGTGCCCTATGTAAAAGAGATGGGTTTTACCCACGTTGAGTTCATGCCCGTAATGGAACATCCCTTTGATGGTTCCTGGGGTTACCAGCTCACCGGATTTTATGCGCCTACCGCCCGTTACGGCACCCCGCAGGAATTCATGGCATTGGTGGATGCTTTTCACCATGCAGGGATAGGAGTGATCCTGGATTGGGTGCCTTCCCATTTCCCTTACGATGATCATGGTCTTTATCGCTTTGATGGTACCCATACCTATGAGTATGCGGATATGCGGAAGGGGTTTCATCCTGACTGGAACAGTTATGTTTTCAACTATGCCCGCAACGAAGTCCGGTCCTTTTTGCTCAGCAATGCCTTGTTCTGGCTGGATAAATTCCATATTGATGGTTTAAGGGTAGATGCAGTGGCCTCTATGATCCACCTGGATTATTCCCGCAAAGCCGGTCAGTGGGAGCCTAATGACCAGGGCGGTAATGAAAACCTGGAAGCCATCTCTTTCCTCAAAGAGATGAACAGTACTATCTATTCCCGCTTCCCGGATGTGCAGACCATCGCAGAAGAATCCACTTCCTTTTACGGTGTATCCCGCCCCGTTTTCATGGGAGGCCTTGGCTTTGGTATGAAATGGATGATGGGTTGGATGAACGACACCCTGGATTACTTTAAAAAGGATCCCTACTTCCGTAAATGGTATCATAACCAGATCACTTTCAGTATCATGTATACTTTTAGTGAGAACTTCATGCTACCCCTCAGTCATGATGAAGTGGTGCACGGTAAAAGCCCCATGATCTATAAAATGCCGGGAGACGACTGGCAGCAGTTTGCCAACCTCCGGTTAATGTATAGTTATATGTTCACCCATCCCGGCACCAAGTTGTTATTCATGGGAGACGAAATTGCGGATACCAAAGAATGGAATTATAAGTCTGAACTGAGTTGGGATCTGCTGAAACATAAAACCCACGAGGGTTTGCAGCAGTATGTGAAAGCATTGAACAAGTTGTATACCAGTGAACCCGTGCTGTATGGATCCCAGTTTGACATCAACACCTTTGAGTGGATCAATGCAGACGATCATGAAAACAGCGTGCTGATATATGCCCGTAAAAGCCCTGAAGGGGAGGTGATCCTCATTGCGCTTAACATGACCCCTATACCCCGGGAAGACTATCCGGTGGCTATTCCCTGGAAGAACTCATTTAAAGAGATCCTCAATAGCGATGCTGCTGTTTTCTATGGCAGTAATGTGGTGAATGCCGGTACCCTTAAACCCCGGCCCGGTAAGTATGGCAAGCCATACGACCTGCTGTTGCGCCTCCCGCCGCTTGGTGCCAGCATCCTTAAGATGCAGTCCAAATAA
- a CDS encoding toxin-antitoxin system YwqK family antitoxin encodes MKQLSLLIILACTTLITSAQEVTNQTDAKKRKQGPWIEQVESIRGEPGFSWEGVYKNDRKEGIWKKFTINGDLLAEETFKNGTLDGLCKYFYPDGKISAVGMMVATDIEGQKDTIMVIDPVTQEEKLTEVTRKGNSVRQGEWRIYDEEGVMLRETYERGELSNSVMGNRRPANAAPLPHEQGGGKKKKN; translated from the coding sequence GTGAAACAACTTAGTTTACTTATTATACTCGCATGCACTACACTTATCACTTCCGCCCAGGAAGTGACTAACCAGACAGATGCCAAAAAACGTAAGCAGGGCCCATGGATAGAGCAGGTTGAATCTATTCGCGGAGAACCCGGTTTCAGCTGGGAAGGCGTATACAAAAATGACCGTAAAGAAGGTATCTGGAAAAAGTTCACCATCAATGGAGATCTGCTGGCAGAAGAAACATTTAAGAACGGTACCCTCGATGGCCTTTGCAAATACTTCTACCCGGATGGTAAGATCAGCGCGGTAGGCATGATGGTAGCCACAGATATTGAAGGCCAGAAAGATACTATTATGGTGATCGATCCCGTAACACAGGAAGAAAAACTTACCGAGGTAACGCGTAAGGGTAATTCCGTGCGTCAGGGAGAGTGGAGGATTTATGATGAAGAGGGTGTAATGTTAAGGGAAACCTATGAACGGGGAGAGCTGAGTAACTCCGTTATGGGCAACCGCAGACCCGCTAATGCAGCCCCTTTGCCTCATGAACAGGGGGGAGGAAAGAAGAAAAAGAACTGA
- the rimO gene encoding 30S ribosomal protein S12 methylthiotransferase RimO has protein sequence MKTRTLKKDKVNIITLGCSKNMVDSEVLSGQLIANDINVVHESEKRDHNIVVVNTCGFIDKAKEESINTILEQVDLKQRGKLDKVFVTGCLSERYRGDLEKEIEGVDAWFGTMELPLILKRFDADYKAELIGERLLSTPSHYAYLKISEGCNRTCSFCAIPLMRGQHVSKPIEALVAEAEKLVKSGVKEIMLIAQELTYYGLDLYKQRRLPELLHALADVKGLEWIRLHYAYPTKFPMEILEVMKQRDNICNYLDMPLQHIADPMLKAMKRQITRKEILDLVKSIREQVPGIALRTTLIAGFPGETLEDVEDVKRFLEEVRFDRVGVFTYSHEEGTSAHDLVDDIPAEEKERRAQDIMETQQEISLEKNQEMVGKVFKVIIDKKESGRYLGRTEFDSVEVDNEVIINTDRKLKPGDFVQVKITRAFDYDLEGELV, from the coding sequence TTGAAGACAAGAACTTTAAAGAAAGACAAGGTTAATATTATTACGTTAGGTTGTTCAAAGAACATGGTTGATTCTGAGGTGTTAAGCGGTCAGCTTATTGCCAATGATATCAATGTAGTGCATGAAAGCGAAAAACGCGATCATAACATCGTAGTAGTGAACACCTGCGGATTCATTGATAAAGCAAAAGAAGAATCCATCAATACCATCCTGGAACAGGTAGACCTGAAACAGCGTGGTAAACTGGATAAAGTATTTGTGACAGGTTGCCTGAGCGAACGCTACCGCGGAGATCTTGAAAAAGAGATAGAAGGTGTGGATGCCTGGTTTGGTACCATGGAATTACCCCTTATCCTCAAACGTTTTGATGCGGACTATAAAGCGGAACTGATTGGTGAGCGTTTGTTAAGCACCCCTTCTCATTATGCCTACCTGAAAATTTCCGAAGGTTGTAACCGTACCTGCTCTTTCTGTGCTATCCCGCTGATGCGCGGCCAGCACGTATCTAAACCCATTGAGGCTTTAGTGGCCGAAGCGGAGAAACTGGTAAAGAGTGGCGTGAAGGAGATCATGCTGATTGCACAGGAACTTACCTATTATGGGCTGGACCTGTACAAACAACGCCGTCTTCCCGAACTGTTACATGCACTGGCTGATGTGAAAGGATTGGAATGGATCAGGCTGCATTACGCCTATCCCACCAAATTCCCGATGGAGATACTGGAGGTAATGAAGCAAAGAGATAATATCTGTAATTACCTGGATATGCCTTTGCAGCACATTGCAGACCCCATGCTCAAAGCCATGAAGCGCCAGATCACCCGCAAGGAGATCCTGGACCTGGTGAAATCCATCCGTGAACAGGTGCCGGGTATTGCCCTGCGTACCACGCTCATTGCTGGTTTCCCCGGAGAAACACTGGAAGATGTGGAGGATGTAAAACGTTTCCTGGAAGAAGTGCGGTTTGACAGGGTAGGGGTATTCACTTACAGTCATGAGGAAGGTACTTCCGCACATGACCTGGTGGATGATATTCCTGCAGAAGAGAAAGAGCGCCGCGCGCAGGACATCATGGAAACACAACAGGAGATCTCCCTGGAAAAGAACCAGGAGATGGTTGGTAAAGTATTTAAAGTAATAATAGATAAAAAAGAATCCGGCCGATACCTGGGCCGCACGGAGTTCGATTCAGTTGAGGTGGATAATGAGGTGATCATTAACACGGACAGAAAGTTGAAACCCGGAGATTTTGTACAGGTTAAAATAACCAGGGCGTTCGACTACGACCTGGAAGGAGAGCTGGTTTAA
- a CDS encoding ATP-binding protein, giving the protein MANIISQTLRTWMQEICMMGILQNSNKEDARRIKVVNIVSLVTGILVAIYGVTFYLLLHSLYILIPAVLLFCPAFFAMIWLNYKKHFIASRIGLHAIFISIILYYGSILGRVTEVQLLAVFLMSVALLIWRPQEKIPRFICALMPIICLVLLEFIYYYDLVEPLPLTETTQNLYRWMVMPVVLFLNYLAISLYQHNIMDLLRTLRSRNTSLMKSRNENEKQRKQLLVYSQHLEQLVEERTSALNKANVAKSQFISELSHEIRTPLHAIIGISEMLSNVLSNAEAADPQARQMAKSLGATSNNIMELINNVLELSKIEAGKNDDVKLEPFSLKEWLQNTVSIYQSIASTKSVVLHLEMDSRFPETIMSDKVMLAQVINNVLSNSIKFTPAEKDIRIKCLHNSNSILIQICDQGNGISLTQQEAIFRPFEQGDKEVYRQYGGSGLGLAIAKRKAELLGGNIQVSSVPGEGSNFLITLPLKLSTDTDNGQSSSTALLPLPADTKVVVMDDNEIDHMIMKHFLARIGITQVSFAHDGAEGVMMARSVMPDVILMDLHMPVMSGRETFCTLREDEQLKHIPIVAVSSDAFKEQEQEFILLGMDGYIRKPVDTRVLHAILQKLLLYGTKHLNAGINGTVVDKVDEAIA; this is encoded by the coding sequence ATGGCGAATATCATATCCCAAACACTCCGTACCTGGATGCAGGAGATCTGCATGATGGGCATCCTGCAAAATTCCAATAAGGAAGACGCAAGGAGGATCAAAGTCGTAAATATTGTCAGCCTGGTTACGGGAATACTCGTGGCTATTTATGGTGTGACATTTTACCTGCTCTTACATTCCCTGTACATACTGATACCGGCAGTATTACTTTTTTGCCCGGCATTCTTTGCAATGATCTGGCTGAATTATAAAAAGCATTTCATCGCTTCCCGCATTGGCTTGCATGCCATCTTCATTTCCATTATCCTGTATTATGGCAGCATTCTTGGCCGCGTTACGGAAGTACAGCTGCTGGCCGTGTTCCTGATGAGTGTTGCACTGCTGATCTGGCGCCCCCAGGAAAAAATTCCCCGGTTTATTTGCGCTTTGATGCCAATTATTTGCCTGGTGCTATTGGAGTTCATTTATTATTATGATCTTGTGGAACCTTTGCCACTTACAGAAACCACCCAGAACTTGTACCGCTGGATGGTGATGCCTGTAGTATTGTTCCTTAATTACCTGGCTATCAGCCTGTACCAGCACAATATCATGGACCTGCTCCGTACCCTGCGCAGCAGGAACACTTCCCTGATGAAAAGCCGGAACGAAAATGAGAAACAGCGTAAGCAGCTCCTGGTTTACAGCCAGCACCTGGAACAACTGGTGGAAGAGCGTACCAGTGCCCTCAATAAGGCCAATGTGGCTAAATCGCAGTTCATCAGTGAACTGAGCCATGAAATACGTACGCCTTTGCACGCTATTATAGGCATCAGTGAAATGCTCAGCAATGTGCTGAGCAATGCAGAAGCAGCAGATCCACAGGCAAGGCAGATGGCCAAAAGCCTGGGTGCAACGAGTAATAATATCATGGAATTAATTAACAACGTGTTAGAGTTATCAAAAATAGAAGCCGGTAAAAACGATGACGTGAAGCTGGAACCTTTCTCCCTGAAAGAATGGTTGCAGAATACCGTGAGTATCTACCAAAGTATTGCCAGTACTAAATCCGTAGTACTACACCTGGAAATGGACAGCCGTTTCCCGGAAACCATCATGAGCGATAAAGTGATGCTGGCACAAGTGATCAATAACGTGTTATCCAACTCTATCAAATTTACCCCGGCGGAGAAAGACATCCGGATAAAATGTCTGCACAACAGTAACAGCATCCTGATCCAGATCTGCGATCAGGGTAATGGCATTTCACTCACGCAGCAGGAGGCTATTTTCAGGCCTTTTGAGCAGGGAGATAAAGAAGTGTACAGGCAGTATGGCGGAAGCGGCCTGGGCCTGGCTATTGCCAAGCGCAAAGCAGAATTACTGGGCGGTAACATCCAGGTGAGCAGTGTGCCCGGGGAAGGAAGTAATTTCCTCATCACCCTGCCACTTAAACTAAGCACAGATACCGATAATGGACAATCCTCTTCCACAGCATTGTTGCCGCTGCCGGCAGACACTAAAGTGGTAGTGATGGATGATAACGAAATTGATCACATGATCATGAAGCACTTCCTGGCCCGCATCGGCATTACCCAGGTAAGTTTTGCCCACGATGGGGCAGAAGGGGTAATGATGGCACGCAGCGTGATGCCGGACGTGATCCTGATGGACCTGCATATGCCCGTTATGAGCGGCCGCGAAACCTTCTGCACATTACGGGAAGATGAACAGCTGAAACACATCCCCATTGTAGCTGTTTCATCAGATGCCTTTAAAGAGCAGGAACAGGAGTTCATCCTGCTGGGGATGGATGGTTATATCCGCAAGCCTGTAGACACCAGGGTGCTCCATGCTATATTGCAGAAGTTGTTGCTGTATGGCACCAAACATCTCAATGCCGGTATCAATGGTACCGTAGTAGATAAGGTGGACGAAGCAATTGCATAA
- a CDS encoding cupin-like domain-containing protein, whose product MQIQSIDRVENISAQDFKTQYYEPRKPLIITGLSKDWPARDKWTWDYFKSIVGDKTVGVYNNTRAGAKTLVNGADDYIPFGEYLDMIQQGPVSLRIFLFNIFQHAPQLVNDFTWPDFLLKGFLKRYPMLFVGGAGSIAHMHYDIDLSHIMHTQFVGRKRVLLLDNQQSTLIYRMPLTVESAASFENWPERLNETETKFPALQYARGYTTVLEHGDTMFMPAGYWHHMEYLDGGFAMSLRALDQTLSGKLNGLYHLMGKRSMNNLLIKMAPEWWYHYKRKVAKQRAEKEIRKHLA is encoded by the coding sequence ATGCAAATACAATCCATAGATCGAGTTGAGAACATATCTGCCCAGGACTTTAAGACCCAATATTATGAGCCACGCAAACCCTTGATCATTACAGGATTGTCGAAAGACTGGCCAGCCCGGGATAAATGGACCTGGGATTACTTTAAATCAATAGTTGGAGATAAAACCGTAGGGGTTTATAACAATACGAGGGCAGGCGCCAAAACGCTTGTCAATGGCGCAGATGATTACATTCCTTTTGGAGAATACCTTGATATGATACAGCAGGGGCCGGTAAGCCTGCGGATCTTCCTTTTTAACATTTTTCAACATGCGCCGCAACTGGTGAATGATTTTACCTGGCCGGATTTCCTTTTAAAAGGTTTCCTGAAACGCTACCCCATGCTCTTTGTAGGTGGAGCCGGCTCCATTGCGCACATGCACTACGATATCGACCTCAGTCATATCATGCATACCCAGTTCGTTGGCCGCAAAAGAGTGCTGCTGCTGGACAATCAGCAATCCACCCTCATCTACCGCATGCCGCTGACCGTGGAAAGTGCGGCGAGCTTCGAGAACTGGCCGGAACGCCTCAACGAAACAGAAACCAAATTTCCTGCCCTTCAGTATGCCCGTGGTTATACCACCGTGCTGGAACACGGGGATACCATGTTCATGCCTGCAGGTTACTGGCATCATATGGAGTACCTGGATGGTGGTTTTGCCATGAGCCTCCGGGCGCTGGATCAGACCCTGAGCGGTAAACTGAACGGTTTATACCATCTCATGGGTAAAAGGAGCATGAATAACCTGCTCATTAAAATGGCCCCGGAGTGGTGGTATCACTATAAACGGAAGGTAGCAAAGCAACGCGCGGAGAAAGAGATCAGGAAGCACCTGGCATAA
- a CDS encoding DUF4382 domain-containing protein, with the protein MKNVFRKLGMPILLLGTLSVIIYACSKDSSNEPAAIPPGQQRVSLMLTDDPGLFDKVNIDIRKVEVLIDTCAKDKDDDRWDDRDRCGWWEDRRDKDDSCEVWDSLGIRPGVYDLLQLRNGVDTNLATGTIRKGRIEKIRITLGPNNSLMKDSISYPLRSVNGQVKLVIKVRHNEWDQVSADNLQLWLDFDVQRSIIQVSRGTFILKPVIHVWTVKQTGAVSGKVLPKDAQSIITVYNNLDSLYAIPGRDGEYKVRGLKPGTYSVFVNAGNGYRDTTIADVKVERGKETKVPTITVKK; encoded by the coding sequence ATGAAAAACGTGTTCCGCAAGCTGGGCATGCCAATATTGCTATTGGGCACCCTTTCCGTAATCATTTATGCCTGCAGCAAAGACAGTTCCAATGAACCGGCTGCTATTCCACCAGGCCAGCAAAGAGTAAGCCTCATGCTCACAGATGACCCCGGCCTTTTTGACAAAGTAAATATTGATATCAGGAAAGTAGAAGTGTTGATCGATACCTGTGCAAAAGATAAAGACGATGACCGCTGGGATGACCGCGACCGTTGTGGCTGGTGGGAAGACCGCCGCGATAAAGATGATAGTTGTGAAGTATGGGATTCTTTAGGTATCCGCCCCGGTGTATATGACCTGCTGCAATTACGTAATGGTGTAGATACCAACCTTGCTACCGGTACCATCCGTAAAGGCCGTATAGAAAAGATCCGCATTACATTAGGTCCAAACAATTCATTAATGAAGGACAGTATTTCTTATCCGCTGCGTTCTGTGAACGGCCAGGTAAAATTGGTGATCAAAGTAAGGCATAACGAGTGGGATCAGGTATCTGCGGATAACCTGCAACTCTGGCTGGACTTTGACGTACAACGCTCTATCATCCAGGTGAGCAGAGGTACCTTCATCCTCAAACCAGTGATCCATGTATGGACGGTTAAGCAAACAGGTGCAGTGTCCGGTAAAGTATTACCGAAAGATGCACAATCCATTATCACCGTATACAACAACCTTGATTCTCTGTATGCTATTCCAGGCAGGGATGGCGAATACAAAGTACGCGGTTTGAAACCAGGTACTTACAGCGTATTCGTAAATGCAGGCAATGGTTACAGAGATACTACCATTGCAGATGTGAAAGTGGAGCGAGGGAAAGAAACCAAGGTGCCTACCATCACCGTGAAGAAATAA